In Dermacentor albipictus isolate Rhodes 1998 colony chromosome 6, USDA_Dalb.pri_finalv2, whole genome shotgun sequence, the following proteins share a genomic window:
- the LOC139061005 gene encoding uncharacterized protein produces the protein MGMGGARRSSSRIGMKSTIVLALSFSTLFAASYAQGEENEDMGRGRKRTADVVRNIMSVIRLFADFLVPEPDMRENLHEHLDTATICVRKAEGLQLHYIRQFIAGIPSALDCVNMVFSAKSQKQRRKAANCFFRRLILFQKETRLPMEQIRKVAAAIDCLKARFLT, from the exons ATGGGAATGGGGGGTGCTCGACGCAGCTCAAGTAGAATAGGAATGAAGTCCACGATTGTCCTGGCTCTGAGCTTCAGCACGCTGTTCGCTGCATCCTATGCACAGGGCGAAGAAAATGAAGACATGGGCAGAGGGCGAAAAAGAACTGCTGACGTAG TGAGGAACATCATGAGCGTAATCCGCCTATTTGCGGATTTCCTGGTGCCAGAACCCGATATGCGGGAGAATCTCCACGAACACTTGGACACGGCCACAATCTGCGTGAGGAAAGCTGAAGGCCTACAGCTGCACTACATCCGCCAG TTCATTGCTGGGATTCCCAGCGCACTCGACTGCGTTAACATGGTATTCTCTGCTAAGAGCCAAAAACAGCGACGCAAG GCAGCGAATTGCTTCTTCAGGAGACTAATTCTTTTCCAG AAAGAAACGCGATTACCGATGGAGCAAATAAGGAAAGTCGCCGCCGCCATT GATTGCCTGAAAGCACGCTTCCTGACGTGA